AAGGCCCGGGCTTCGGAGTCCAGGGGCCCGGGACCGGACGGTTCGGACCTCTTCCCTCTTCCGGTGGCGGCCGAGGTCCTGGCCCCGGACCAGGCGGTGGTCACGATCACGGATCCGGCCCGGGTCGGGGCGCCGACCATGGGCACCCCGGGGACGGCCACGGCGACGGTCACCGCGGCGGACCTGGCGGCGGTTCTGGCGGCGGGCACGGGCCTGGTGACGGGCGCGGGCCTGGGCACGGGCACGGCGACGCCCACGGGCCCGATGACAACCACGGTCACGCACACGGCCACAGTCACAGCCATGGCCCGGCGGCCCCTGTCTCCATCCACCTCCGGAAGATCATCGGGGCGATCCTGATCCCCTTCGCCGTGGCGGTCGTAGTCGGGCTCGTGGTGCTGTGGCCCGGGGGCGCCCCGGCTCACGAGCGCACCGGCGTGGGCTTCGACCGGCAGACCCAGGAGGCCACGGTCACCAAGGTCGTCGCGGTGGACTGCAAGTCTGTCAACGCCTCGGGGGAGACCCCGACCGGCGACACGTCGACCGCCGAGGGCTCCTCGGCCCAGCAGCAGGCGACCGGCGACTGCAAGAGGGCGACGATCCGGGTCGACACCGGTGCCGACAAGGGTCGTACGTTCACGGAGATCGTCCAGCCCGACCAGTCACGGCAGTTGCACCAGGACGAGAAGGTCGTGGTCGCCTACGAGCCCTCGGCGCCGAAGGACCTTCAGTACTCGGTGGCCGACGTCAACCGCAGGTTCCCCATGGCCCTGCTGGCCGGCATCTTCGCGCTCGCCGTCGTGATCGTGGGACGCATGCGCGGTGTGATGGCGCTGGTCGCACTGGCGGTCAGCTTCATGGTCCTGACCTTCTTCATCCTGCCGGCGGTCCTCCAGGGCTCGAATCCGCTGGTCGTGGCGGTGGTCGGAGCCAGCGCCATCATGCTGATCGCGCTCTACATGTGCCACGGCCTCTCGGCCCGTACATCCGTGGCGGTGCTCGGCACCCTGATCTCGCTGGTGCTGATCGGCGTCCTCGGCTCCCTGTTCATCGGCTGGGCCGCACTGACCGGCAACACGGACGACAACACGGGCCTGATCCATGGCCTGTATCCGTCCATCGACATGAGCGGCCTGCTGCTCGCGGGCGTCATCATCGGTTCGCTCGGTGTCCTGGACGATGTGACGGTGACGCAGACATCGGCGGTCTGGGAACTCCACGAGGCCAATCCGACAATGGGATGGCGCGGGTTGTACCGCGCCGGCATCCGCATCGGCCGTGACCACATCGCGTCCGTCGTCAACACTCTCGTCCTCGCCTACGCGGGTGCCGCGTTGCCGCTGCTGCTGCTCTTCTCGATCGCGCAGAGCAGCGTCGGGGCCGTCGCCAACAGCGAACTCGTCGCGGAGGAGATCGTGCGGACCCTGGTGGGCTCGATCGGCCTTGTCGCGTCCGTGCCGGTGACCACGCTCCTGGCCGCCCTGATGGTCTCCGCCGACCGCCCGGGCACGGCAGCACCGGCCGCAGGAGCGGCAGCGGGGGCCGGACCGGGGACAGGTGCTGCGGCAGCGATGGCGGGAGCGGCGACCGAGGCGGCCCCGGCCCGCGCCGGGAAGGGCCGTCGCCGCAAGCACTGACGCGGCCGGCATCCGCTCCGGGCCCGCACCGAAGCAGGGCTGTGCGCGGAGTACTGCTGTAACGCTTCTCCCCGGCGCGAGGAGAAGCGTTACAGCACTGTCGGGGACTCGGCGCGCATCAAGCTCAGCCCGCGCTCTGTTCCTCCGCCAGGATGCGGTCCAGCGCCTCGTCGAGGTGGGCGTCGAAGTCGGCGAGGGAACGCTCCTGCCCCAGCGGCACGAGCTTGTCCGTGCGGTCGAGGAAGGCCACCAGCGGCGCCGCACCGGAGCGGAACAGCGCCTGGTCGGCGCCGACCTGAAGCCGGATCAGCACCTCGCCCAGGACATCGGCGTCGGCGGGCGAGATCCGCACATCTCCGTCCCCGCAGGGGCGCCCCACCCCGTCGATCAGCAGCTCGCGTCCGAAGGCCCAGGTCACAGGGGCGTCGCCAGGCAGATGGAAGGTCAGCCGGACGGCATAGGGATCACAGGTCTCGTAGCGCAGCTCCACCGGAATGCGGAAGGAGAGCTCCTCCGAGACAAGAAAGCTCATCATGACTTCTGCCTGCACCGACTCGCGCATCGCCTAACCCCGTCACTTGCCGTGGACTGGCCTGGAATCATCGCTCTGATACTGCTCGAATCTTGCTGAAAGTACACGATGAATCACAAGGAGTGAGTTTTCAGATACTGATAGAGATCGCGAGTGACCCCAGCAGTCTTCCTACCTCTGTCTGCAACTGCTGTGCCGCGTCTAGCAGTCGATCAGCCTGGTGGGAAGGAAGAGAAATGGCCAAAGTGGCAGCCGTGGAACCGATGGTGATCGGAACCGCCGCGCAGACCGTGCCCAGCGCGTACTCCTGCCGCTCCACGACCAGTTCCATGCGCCGCATCCGGTCGAGACGGCGCAGCAGCGTGTGGCTGTCACGCACTGTGTAGGGGGTGACAGCCTGTACGGGGTGACGGTCGAGATGGTCCCGGCGGCACTGCTCGTCCAACTGGGAGAGCAGGCACTGTCCGATGGCGTGCGCGTGCCCGGTCTCACGGAAGTCCGCCCATTCCTCCACCGCCGGGTTGCCGGGGGTGTCGGAGACGCACATGACCTCGATCTCGCCGTCGCGGTACACCGCGTAGTACACGGGTACGCCGATGGTGTCCCGCCAGTGCGCGAGTGCGTCCACCACCGTGCTGCGACGTTTCTGCCTCGCACCGCTGCTGCCCAGCCGCTCGGCCGCCTCACCGAGGAAGAACAGCCCCTTTTCTCGCCGCAGATAGCCCTCGAAGACGAGCGTCCGCAGGAGGTGGTACGCGGTCGGGAGGGCGAGGCCGGTCTCGCGGGCCAACTGCTTGGCCGGTGCGCCGTGCTCGTGGGCGGCGACGGACTCCAGCAGGCGCATCGCCCGTTGCACGGAGCCGATGAGGGTCGCCGTAGGGAGCGGTTCGGCGGGCGGCACGGGGACGAGGGCGGGCACGAGGGACGGCCCTGGCCTCTCGGCGGGTCGGCCGCGAGTCCTCGGGGAGGGCGCGGTCCGCTGCTCGGGCCGGCGCTGAACGGGTGGAGCCTGTGGTTCCGCGGGTGCGGTGTCGACCATGACGAGGGTCACTCTCGAAGGCGAGGGGGGCTGCCCGTGCGGAAGGGCACGGGAAGAGGGGGTACGCCGTCCGCGAGGGTTGTCCCCGCGTCGAATTCCGGACTCTAACCGCCTGTCACCGCGCGCAGACGGCCCGTACGGGAAACTTCCCCCACCCGAGCGAACCGGCGAATTCTGTTACCGGCGCCCGCGCCGTCCCGCCCACCGGTTCCCGTGCCCCTCTCGCCCCACGGCTCTCACCAGTCGCTGCGCGACGACGAGCTCGACATGAACTTCCGTACGACGTAGATGAGTCCGCCGACGAGGGCGACGAAGACCAGCAACTTGAACAGCAGGGTTACGACGATTCCGACGACGGTCACTATCAGCCCGCCGAACACGACGAGGGCGATGACCGGCACCGCGACCCACTTCACCCACCACGGCATTCCCGCGAAGATCTCTCGCATCGCCCTTTTCCTCACTCTCGGCCCGTCGCATCCGCCGGGGCCTGTGCCCTTCGCTCGTGCCGGGACATTCGATGTTCCGCCTTCGATGCTAGGGCCGACAGGGGGTCCGGCGGGGGCCTCGCATCCCTTGTCCTCCCCTGATCGATCCCTTAGGGAACCCCGAGGCAGCGGGTCAGCCCTCGGGCGGAGAGAAGACCACCATGACCCGCAGATCCTCGCTGATGTGGTGGAACTTGTGAGCCACCCCGGCCGGCACGTACACGACACTGCCGCGTGCCACCTGGGTCGTCTCCATGCCGACCGTGATCGCGGCCCGCCCGCTCACCACGAAGTACACCTCGTCCTGGCGATGGGGCTGCTGCGGGTCCTGCTCGCCCGCGTCCAGTGCGTACAGGCCGACCGACATGTTCCGTTCATGCAGGAACTGCAGGTAGGCACCGTCGTTGGCGGCACGTTCCGCCTCCAGTTCATCCAACCGGAATGCCTTCATCGCCCTCGCCCACCTCGTAACCGATCTCTTCTGCCACGATCAGACACATGAAGAATTTCCTAGTCAAGACGATCGCCAACGCGGGCGCCCTCGGCGTGGCCGTGTGGGTCCTCGACAAGATCACCCTGACCGGTGACAGCACGGGCAAGAAGATCGGCACACTGGTTGTCGTCGCCCTCCTGTTCGGCCTGGTGAACTTCCTGGTCAAACCGCTCGTGAAGGTGCTCACCTTCCCGCTGTTCATCCTCACGCTCGGCCTGATCACGCTCGTGGTCAACGCCCTTATGCTGCTGCTCACCTCATGGCTGGCCGACAAGTTCGACCTGAGTTTCCACGTCGAGGGCTTCTGGACGGCCGTCCTGGGCGGCCTGATCATCTCGATCGTGTCCTGGGCGCTGCACATGGTCCTTCCCGACGAGGACTGAGGAGCCCGATGCCCTACCGCGTCTGTTTCGTCTGCACCGGCAATATCTGCCGCTCCCCGATGGCGGAGTCCGTCTTCCGCGCGCGCGTGGAGGAGGCCGGGCTGGCGGGCCTCGTAGAGGTCGACAGTGCGGGTACGGGCGGTTGGCATGAGGGCGACGGCGCCGACCCCCGCACGGTCTCCGTGCTGGCGGCCGCCGGTTACGACGGCGATCACGCGGCCCGCCAGTTCCGGGCCGCGTGGTTCGCCCGTCTCGACCTCGTCGTCGCCCTCGACACGGGCCATCTGAAGGCCCTGCGCCGTCTGGCGCCCACTCCGCAGGATGCGGACAAGGTCCGCCTGCTGCGCTCGTACGATCCCGCAGCAGGTACGGATCTGGATGTCCCCGACCCGTACTACGGGGGTATGGACGGCTTCGAGGAGTGCCTTGAGATGGTGGAGGCGGCGAGCGTGGGCCTGCTCGCCACGGTGCAGACGGAAGTGGAAGGACGACCGGTATGACTGATTCGGGCGCGAACGAGGGTTCGGGCGTTCGCGCGAACCCGGGCATGGGCGACGGCACGCGCGCGGTGCGGGCCGGGCTGCCCGAGCCGGTCAAGCACGCGCCGGCCCTCCCCGGCCCGGTGTTCGCGGCCCACTACCACCTGCCGGGCACCCCCACCGGCCCCTACACCTACGGCCGCGACGAGAACCCGACCTGGACGCTGCTGGAGCGCGCCATCGGCGAGCTGGAGGCACCGGAACAGGACGGCGTCGAGACGCTCGTCTTCGCTTCCGGGATGGCCGCCGTCTCATCGGTGCTCTTCTCCCAGCTGAGCACCGGGGACACCGTCGTCCTGCCCGGCGACGGCTACCAGGCGCTGCCCCTGGTCCGGGCCCAACTGGAGGCGTACGGCATCGAGGTGCGCACCGCGCCGACCGGCGGCAACGCTCAGCTCGACGTTCTCGACGACGCGCGGCTGTTGTGGATCGAGACGCCGTCGAACCCCGGACTCGACGTGTGCGACGTACGGCGGCTCGCCGAGGCGGCACACGCGCGTGGCTGCCTTGTGGCCGTCGACAACACCCTGGCGACTCCGCTCGGCCAGCGCCCGCTGGAACTCGGCGCCGACTTCTCCGTGGCCAGTGGGACCAAGCAGCTCACCGGGCACGGCGACGTGCTGCTCGGTTACGTCACCGGTACGGACCCCTCCGCGATGGCCGCCGTACGGCGGTGGCGGAAGATCGCCGGGGCGATTCCCGGGCCCATGGAGGCCTGGCTCGCGCACCGGTCGATCGCCACGCTCCCCTTGCGTGTCGACCGGCAGGACGCCACCGCGCAGGTTCTCGCCGAGTCCCTGCGCGGGCGGCCCGAGGTGACAGGGCTGCGTTATCCGGGGCTGCCGGAGGATCCCTCGTACAAGATCGCTTCGCAGCAGATGCGGCGCTATGGGTGTGTGGTTTCCTTCGCGCTGCCCACGCGCGCGCGTGCCGACCGTTTTCTCGACGCTCTGACGCTCGTGGACGACGCCACGAGCTTCGGCGGGGTCCGGTCCACGGCCGAACGGCGCGGCCGGTGGGGCGGGGACGCGGTGCCCGAGGGCTTCATTCGTTTTTCGGTCGGCGCCGAGGACCCGGACGACCTGGTGGCGGATGTGCTGCGCGCGCTGGAGGAGTCGACGGACTGACCTGTCGGGCCGGGGCCGGGAGATGGTCCGCTATGGCCGATGGCGGTCCGAGCCTCCCCCCTCGTGGCTCGGACCGCCGCGATTCCCCGCGCGAAGAACCGCGCGCACAAGGCTAGTTGACTCTGTGTCAGTGTCCAATCACTGTAGCGACAGGGCCCTATCGACTTATTTATAGTTGGGCGGAGCGGGGGGCTGAGGAAGGGCAGGGAAGGAGGAGCGCGCGTCGTGGACCTGGCCTTGCTGCGCACCTTCGTGACCGTCCACCGAGCCGGCTCCTTCACTCGTGCCGCCGCTCTGCTCGGCCTCTCGCAGCCTGCCGTCACCTCGCAGATCCGCACCCTGGAGCGGCAGCTGGGGCGCCCTCTGTTCCTGCGCCAGGCCCGTGGTGTGACCCCCACGACCATCGGCGACGAGCTCGCGCACAAGGCCGCGCCACATCTGGACGCGCTCGTGGAGATCACCGAGACCGGCCTGGACGAGGACTCCTCCGTACGCACGCTGCACCTGGCCGGGCCACCGGAGTTCACCGCGGAACGCGCGCTGCCCGCACTTACGGAGCTGACCGGGGACGACGGCCAGGGCTTCGCCCTGCGTGTCTCCTTCGGCAATGCCGAGGAAACCCTGGAAGGCCTGTCCGCCGGGCATCATGATCTGGCCATCACTACGACCCGTCCGCGCGGCACCCTGCTCACAGCGACTGCGCTCTGCGACGAGGAGCACGTCCTGGTAGCCGCTCCGCGCTGGGCCGCCGAGGTCGCCCCCGGGAAGCTGCGCCGCAAGGGGGCGTCCGTCCTGCAGGACCTCCCTGTGGTGGAGGTCCACGAATCGCTGCCACTCGTCGCCCGCTACTGGGCCTCCGTCTTCAGCTCCCACCCCACCGCCTCGGGCACCGTCATCGTCCCCGACCTGCGTGCGGTGCTCGCCTGCGCGGCCGCGGGTGCGGGACTCGCGGTACTGCCCCGGTATCTGTGCGCGCCCGCCCTGGAACGCGGCGAGGTGGTCGCTCTGCACGATCCGGCGGTGCCTCCACTGCGCACGTATTTCCTGGTGGTCCGCACCGGCACACTGGCGCTGCCGCACATCGCGCGGGCGCACGAATGGCTCCAGCACGCGGCGGCCCACTGGGGCTGAGCCTCGGTACGGCCTGGGATCCCTCTGTAGACCCTGAGGACCTCTGCGGAGCTCTGCGATGTTTCACGTGAAACAGGCATTTCACCTCATGCGGTCCAGCGCCTTTGCTTCGTCGAGAGCACTTCGTGGGGGGCCGACATGTTTCACGTGGAACCAGCCGGGCCACATTTCTCCCATGACCGTCCGACCCGTGGTCAAGCGCACCGCACGCGCCATCCTGCTCGATGGCGACGACCTGATCCTCATCAAGCGGACCAAGCCGAGTGTTGATCCCTACTGGCTCACTCCGGGTGGCGGCGTCGAACCGGACGATGCGACCGTCGTCGACGCCCTGCACCGTGAAGTGCACGAAGAGCTGGGTGCCAAGATCACCGACGTGGTGCCCTGCTTCGTGGACACCGTCGAGCACATCGGCGCGGACGGCGGCGCCACGGGCGTGAAGGTCCAGCACTTCTTCGTCTGCCGTCTGGAGACCATGGACCCCTCGCTGCGACACGGCCCCGAAATCGACGAGCCCTGCGGCGAGTACGAGATCGTCCGTATCCCCTTCACCCGGGTCGGCATTGCCTCCGTCCATCTCGTACCGCTCTCGCTGCGCCACTATCTGGACGGGAACATCGAGGGTGTACGGGCGATGCACGCGCCCGACCTGGGCTGACAGCGCGCAGCCGGGTCAGTTGCCGGTGGCGACCAGTTCCTCCACCGAGTCGTGGCGGATCCGTTCCGCGGGGATTCCGGCGCGCAGCAGCGCGTCCACACCGCTGCGGATCATCCCGGGCGGGCCCGACAGGTAGGCGTCGTACTCGTACCAGGGCCCGTACTCCCGTACGGCGTCGGGAAGCTGGAGATTCGCCTGCTGGTCTATGATCGCGCGCACCGAGAGCCAGGAATGGCTCTGCTGAAGCCGCAGCATGGTGTCGATGTCGTACAGGTCGAGATCTGTACGGGCACCGTAGAAGACCTCGACCCGCCGCCTGTCACCGTGCTCGGCGACGTCCTCGACCAGTGCCTTGATGGGCGCGATTCCGGTGCCTCCACCCAGACAGAGCAGGCCGCTGTTGGTGGTGTGGTCGACGGTCATCGCGCCGGCGGGCGGTCCGAGCCGGACGATGTCTCCGGGCTGGGCACGGTGTACCAGCGCGTTGGAGACCCAGCCCGCAGGCACCGCCTTCACGTGGAACGACAGCAGACCGTCGGAGCGGGGCGCCGAGGCGAATGAGTAGTGCCGCCAGATGCGGGGCCACCACGGCGTCTCCAGGCTCGTGTACTGCCCGGCGAGGAACGGGTACGGCTGGTCGGGCCGGACGGTGATGACGGCGACGTCCGGGGTCCTGCGGTCGTGCGAGACCACCTCCCCGTACCACCACGGCGGAGCGCGCAGTTCGTCGACAGCGGCAGCGTCGATCATCACCTGCGCCATCGTCGTGTACGCCCGTACCCAGGCCGCTTCGGTCTCCGGGTCCCAGATCTCGGCGGCATACCGGCTCAGTGAGCCGATGAGGCACTCGCCGACGGCCGGGTAGTGCTCGGGGCGGGTGCCGTACTTGCGGTGGCCGCGGCCGAGGTTCTTCAGATACGCGACGAGGACCTCGGTGTTGTCGATGTGCTCGGCGGCGGTGAGGAGTGCTTTGAGCAGCCGGTCCCGCTGGGTGTCCATGGCGGCCGGGAAAAGTGAACGCAGTTCGGGATGGCGTACGAAGAGGAGCGCGTAGAAGTACGAGGTGGCCTTGTCGGCGACAGGACCGACCGCTTCCATGGTCCGCCGGATGAGCACCGCGTCCGGGGACGGCTGCTGGAGCGGCTCGGAAGCCGGAGGGTGCGGCTGCACAGGCAGGCGCGGTTCGAAGTGCTGCGCGGGGGGAGTGCGGGAAGCCTCGGAGGTGGTGACCGCGAGAGCCGGCACCGGGCTGAGGAGCGGTGCGGGGGGAACTGGGTCGGGGGCCCCCGTCGACGTGTCGGAAGCCGACGCCGTGGAAGCCGGGGTCACCGGGGCGAAGGGGGGGCGAACCGGGGTCTCGGTGGCCGCAGGCGCGGGAGTGAAGGGCGCGGGAAGCGGTGACGCGGGAACGAGGGGCAGCGGAGGCAGAGGTGCGGAAGTCGGAGGCATCGCCGGGGGTTCAGGGGCCGGCGGCACGGGTATTCGATCTTCCCTCGGCGGAGGCTCGGCCCCGTCCTGACGGGTGTGGGCATCCGGCGAAGGGCTCGTGGCGGCGCTTGCAGTGGGCCTTCCCACGGGACGCAACGCGGCCAGTCGATTGCCTTCTGTTGCCTCTTGCTCACCGCCCGGGGGCGTCTCCGGCTGCTTGCGCGGTTTGAACCAGCCGCCCCCGCCGCTGCCGTCGGAAGTGCCGTTGTCGGCCGACGTGGTGGTCGGAGCGTCCATGGTCTGCCTCGCCTCGAACATCTTTCGGTCGGTCTGCGCACTTCCTGGGTCGGAATGTGCTCGCGTTCCCCCGCTGACGGCTTGCTTTCCCCGTTCGCCCCCTGTCCAATGCGGCCACATTCAACCCGTGCCTCCGCCGCGTAACCGGAAATACGAGTCTTCGATCTCTCCGTCCCCTTAGGGTCCATTGCCCCGCTCTTGCCACGCGTGCGGGATACGAACCCCCGGTACGGACAGGAACCGGAGTCGACCATACCGGCCGTCGGCGAGCGCACAAGTCCCGCCCTTGTTCACCGCAGACGAGCAAGGGGCGAACCATCAATTCCCTCAACTACCGGGCGCCGCACACCAATTCATAGGCATCCCACAAATCCTGCCCCGCGTACGTGTGGGTCGCGAGGCCCACCAGATGGCTGTCGCCGTTGACCGCGACAGAAACGGGTACCACCGCGAAGAGTTCCGCGTCGGAGAGCGAATCGCCGTACGCGACACAGTCCGTCCGGGTCAGCCCGAACCGCCCGCAGAGCCGGTCCGCGATCTCCACCTTGGCCGCGGGCGTCAGGATTCCGGCGGGGTCCAGCGGCTCCGTGAAGGGCACCGCCGGGAAGCGCGAGCCATGCGCCGCATGCGCGCCCCACCCTGTCAGCCGCTCGACGAAGAACGAGGGCGACAGAGAGACGACAGCGCAGTACTCCCCTCGGCTCCGGATCTCGTCCCATGTCTCCCTGATCCGCCGCAGCCAGGGCGCTTCCGCGAAGGCCGCGTCGACATGGGCCACCGTCAACTCCGCCCAGAGAAGGCGCACGCGCCGGGCGTACTCCACAGGCTCGACACGCCGTGCCACGAAGTCCCGCTCCAACTCGGCAATTTCGCGGTCGAGCCCGAGTTGCCGGGATATCTCGACGGGGGCCGCCGAGCCGTGCAGCAGTGTTCCGTCGAGGTCGAAGAGATGCAGTCTCGTCATGGGTGCCGAGGCTATGGCCTGTCGTCCGATGACCGATGCTCAGCGTTTCACGTGAAACATCTGTCCATGCCCTGCACGGACCGGCACGACATGGCCAAAAGAGCGTGCGTACGGCCGCAAACAGGTGGACGTCGGGGGCGCCGGTCGGACAGCCTGACCTGCGTGCCGACTCCTTCCCTCGCTGAGCTGCCCGTCCGCCGTCTGACGCATCGCGATCTCACCGCCTGCGCCGACTTGTCCGAGGACCGGGGCTGGCCCCGTGAGGAGCACAAGTGGGGTCTCCTGCTCACGGCCGGGAAGGGCTACGGCATCGACGACCCCGGCGGCGGACTGGTCGCCGCATGTGTCGTCACCGAGTACGGACTGTACGGAAACCCCGAGTTGGGAGCCATCGGCATGGTGCTGGTCGCCGAGCGGCACGCCGGACAGGGCGTCGGACGTCGGCTGATGCGGCACGTCGTCGCCGCGATGGGCACCACGCCACTGACCCTCCACGCGACCCCGAACGGCCGCCCTCTCTACGAAGAACTCGGCTTCAAGGTCAGCGGCGAGGCTGTGATGGTGCGCGGCCACTTCACGCCTCGGGGGCCGGAGCCCGAAGTCGCCACGCGCGCGGCCACGGCCGAGGATCTCGCCGAAATCATCCGGCTCGACGAGGAGGTGTTCGGCACCGACCGCACCCCCATCATCACTCGGCTGCCCGCCTTCTCCGACCAGTTGCGCGTCGCCGAGGAGCACGGCCGGATCATCGGCTACGCGGCGGCCTGGCCCAACATGGACACCCATGTCGTCGGTCCGCTGATCGCCCGAGACACGGCGACGGCGAAGGCACTCCTCGGCTCACTCGCCGCCCGTACGGACCGCCCGCTGCGCACGGACATCGACGTACGGCACGAGGAACTGCTGGCATGGGTGAAGGAACGCGGGCTGGCGGCGCTGGACCTCAACGCGGTGATGACCTACGGAATCCCCGAACTGCCCGGTGACTGGAAGCGGCGCTTCGCACCCCTGACGGTGGCAGCGGGCTGAGGACCCGCGGCCAGAGACGCACACACCGGCTGCCGGAAGACGCGGCGGCTCCGATCTCGCGCCGCCCGGCCCGGGTCACCGGCGGAGCGCTGCCTGCTGCCTGACAGACGGGTCGCCGGTGACGACTGCACCGCGTCCACCGGCGCGCCGCTCCAGGGCAGCCGACACGAAGGCGAGGAGCAGGGCGCCGGTGGCGAGAGCGGCGCCGACCCAGTGGGGGCGGTGCAGCCGAGACCCGCCGCGATCACCATGCCTCCGAGCCAGGCCGAGAGTGCGTTGCCGAGGTTGAAGGCACCGATGTTGACGGCCGAGGCCGGCGTCGGCGCACCGTGCGCCTGGTCGAGGACCCGCTTCTGCA
The DNA window shown above is from Streptomyces sp. NBC_01451 and carries:
- a CDS encoding GNAT family N-acetyltransferase produces the protein MPTPSLAELPVRRLTHRDLTACADLSEDRGWPREEHKWGLLLTAGKGYGIDDPGGGLVAACVVTEYGLYGNPELGAIGMVLVAERHAGQGVGRRLMRHVVAAMGTTPLTLHATPNGRPLYEELGFKVSGEAVMVRGHFTPRGPEPEVATRAATAEDLAEIIRLDEEVFGTDRTPIITRLPAFSDQLRVAEEHGRIIGYAAAWPNMDTHVVGPLIARDTATAKALLGSLAARTDRPLRTDIDVRHEELLAWVKERGLAALDLNAVMTYGIPELPGDWKRRFAPLTVAAG